A DNA window from Lagenorhynchus albirostris chromosome 5, mLagAlb1.1, whole genome shotgun sequence contains the following coding sequences:
- the C5H21orf62 gene encoding uncharacterized protein C21orf62 homolog, whose translation MVPPSGCSLLVLGALGVFALGCFARAQKNGTLIFTKENTIRKCSCSADIRDCDYSLANLMCSCKTVLPFAVEQTSYNDHLTIWFTDTSALGPLLNFTLVRDLKLSLCSANVLPTEYLAICGLKRLRISTEAKHPSPEQSLLIHDGGERESREKPMLLHQGWQTCMYISFLDMALFNRESSLKSYSIANSASMASNFPYFSYFKTFPVLSNKSYVVTFIY comes from the coding sequence ATGGTACCACCCTCTGGGTGCAGCCTCCTTGTGCTCGGTGCACTGGGCGTCTTTGCACTTGGCTGCTTCGCGAGAGCTCAGAAGAACGGCACGCTAATTTTCACGAAGGAAAACACCATTCGGAAGTGCAGCTGCTCTGCAGACATCCGGGACTGTGACTACAGTTTGGCCAACCTGATGTGCAGCTGTAAAACCGTCCTGCCTTTTGCAGTCGAGCAAACCAGCTACAATGACCATCTGACCATCTGGTTCACAGACACATCTGCACTGGGACCCCTGTTGAACTTCACGCTGGTCCGGGACCTGAAGCTTTCTCTGTGCAGTGCCAACGTTCTCCCCACTGAGTACCTGGCTATTTGCGGTCTGAAGAGGCTTCGCATCAGCACCGAGGCCAAGCATCCCTCCCCAGAGCAGAGTTTACTCATCCACgatggtggggagagagaatccagagagaagcccatgttGTTACACCAAGGCTGGCAAACCTGTATGTATATCTCCTTCTTAGACATGGCACTTTTCAACAGGGAGTCATCcttaaaatcatacagtattgcAAACTCTGCCAGCATGGCCAGCAACTTCCCCTACTTTTCCTACTTTAAAACCTTCCCAGTTCTAAGCAACAAAAGCTATGTTGTCACATTCATTTACTAA